From Varibaculum massiliense, a single genomic window includes:
- the glnA gene encoding type I glutamate--ammonia ligase, giving the protein MFNSHEEALKFVADQDIELIDIRFCDLIGTSQHFTIPADQFADALENGLMFDGSSIRGFTSIEKSDMKLIADVSDAYVDPFRVCPTLAINCSIVDPFTDAPFPRDPRQVAAKAEAYLRSTGIADTCFIGAEAEFYLFDSVRYQTQPYDTFVKLDSMEGYWNTGRQEEGGNLAYKTPLKGGYFPVAPSDKFCDLRDYMVKLLSDSGLKVERSHHEVGSGGQHEINYRFNSLMAAGDDMMKFKYLIKNAAQEAGVTATFMPKPMAGDNGSGMHSHFSLWKEGEPLFYDETGYGSLSDLARYFIGGLLQHAPALLAFTNPSVNSYRRLVPGFEAPINLVYSARNRSACIRIPVTGTSPKAKRVEYRVPDPSANPYLSFAACLMAGIDGIQNRLEPPAPIDKDLYELPPAEYHDIPKLPCSLDAALEALRADQDFLTEGEVFTPDLLETWINYKEQNEVAPLRQVVHPYEFQLYYDI; this is encoded by the coding sequence TTGTTTAACTCCCACGAAGAAGCCCTCAAATTTGTTGCTGACCAGGATATTGAGCTGATTGATATCCGTTTTTGCGACCTAATAGGCACCAGTCAGCATTTCACGATTCCCGCTGACCAGTTTGCGGATGCCCTGGAAAACGGGTTGATGTTCGATGGTTCCTCGATTCGCGGTTTCACCTCGATAGAGAAATCGGATATGAAACTGATAGCCGATGTATCTGATGCCTATGTGGATCCGTTCCGGGTCTGCCCCACTCTGGCGATTAACTGTTCTATTGTGGATCCTTTCACCGATGCACCTTTCCCGCGCGATCCGCGCCAGGTGGCCGCTAAAGCCGAAGCCTATCTGCGCTCTACGGGAATCGCCGATACCTGCTTTATTGGTGCCGAAGCCGAGTTTTATCTTTTCGATTCGGTGCGTTACCAAACCCAGCCTTATGACACTTTCGTGAAACTGGATTCTATGGAAGGCTACTGGAACACCGGTCGGCAAGAAGAGGGCGGAAACCTCGCCTATAAGACGCCTTTAAAGGGGGGATATTTCCCGGTAGCACCTTCCGATAAGTTCTGTGACCTGCGTGATTACATGGTGAAACTGCTCAGTGACTCCGGGTTAAAGGTAGAGCGCTCCCACCACGAGGTCGGCTCCGGGGGGCAACACGAGATCAACTATCGTTTCAACTCGCTGATGGCGGCGGGCGACGACATGATGAAGTTCAAGTACCTGATTAAGAACGCCGCGCAGGAAGCAGGAGTTACCGCCACCTTTATGCCGAAACCCATGGCGGGCGATAACGGCTCGGGGATGCACTCCCATTTTTCGCTTTGGAAAGAGGGCGAGCCGCTGTTCTATGACGAAACCGGTTACGGTTCCCTCTCTGACCTGGCTCGTTACTTTATTGGGGGCTTGCTGCAACACGCGCCGGCGCTGCTGGCGTTCACCAACCCTTCGGTTAACTCTTACCGGCGTCTGGTTCCCGGTTTTGAGGCTCCGATTAACCTGGTGTATTCGGCGCGTAACCGTTCTGCCTGCATCCGGATTCCGGTGACTGGTACTTCTCCGAAAGCTAAACGGGTGGAGTACCGGGTTCCTGACCCCAGCGCGAATCCTTATCTGTCTTTTGCGGCTTGCCTGATGGCGGGGATTGACGGGATTCAAAACCGGCTAGAGCCGCCAGCTCCCATCGATAAGGATCTCTATGAGCTGCCACCGGCCGAATATCATGACATTCCGAAACTGCCTTGTTCCCTGGATGCCGCTTTAGAGGCACTCCGCGCCGACCAGGACTTCTTGACTGAGGGCGAGGTATTTACCCCGGACTTGCTGGAGACTTGGATTAACTACAAGGAACAAAATGAGGTCGCCCCGCTGCGGCAGGTGGTGCATCCTTATGAATTCCAGCTTTACTACGACATTTAG
- a CDS encoding amidase domain-containing protein — MNKFLRRSVLVLLGIAFPLGMSSLSYASPVNSPEGSESETGSSVEASDPNGSSDHLFDSSAELPKPGNNDSSTNAEGSTQGNVNSSASPYALEPFTTEPGMHGKTEINKVSVKFRAPEKIYNLALYDEFVDEASAWNLMLRDYQPEITWLQKDAKLPPLSKSTVSEWVDASDASLVSADPSLKMSELNWYLFGFKAHSCNQEIVRNLEKAVAGLNQGIPREKNSALDEANGLLSMEGDNNLFDASYGMHAPELETRAAFNVKAANAYATKWRNSPNPAYIYFSGNDCANFASQIKRAGGSAMTKGWFYRSRNNYRRNISESWRIATSFAKYWGLTNRTTSLATFASRVHVGSFVGISNVRGQVSHIGYVHIVSSQKTKYHNTWYRLFGITQHTKNYAGWVRPGYKGAGWLSQKGWVTQ; from the coding sequence ATGAACAAGTTTTTGCGACGTTCAGTTTTAGTGCTTCTAGGGATTGCTTTTCCCTTGGGGATGAGTTCTTTATCGTATGCCTCCCCGGTAAATTCCCCGGAGGGGTCTGAAAGTGAAACTGGAAGCAGCGTTGAGGCCTCGGATCCTAATGGTTCCAGTGATCATTTGTTCGATTCCTCAGCTGAGTTGCCTAAGCCAGGTAATAATGATTCGAGTACTAATGCGGAAGGCTCTACGCAAGGAAACGTTAATAGTTCAGCCTCCCCGTATGCACTGGAACCCTTCACTACAGAGCCGGGGATGCATGGAAAAACAGAAATTAATAAAGTGTCGGTCAAGTTTAGGGCGCCTGAAAAGATCTATAATCTTGCCCTTTATGACGAGTTTGTAGATGAAGCATCCGCGTGGAATCTGATGCTGCGGGATTATCAGCCAGAGATTACCTGGTTGCAAAAAGATGCGAAACTGCCTCCTTTGTCCAAATCTACGGTTAGTGAATGGGTTGACGCTTCCGATGCATCGTTGGTAAGTGCAGATCCCAGTCTGAAGATGAGTGAACTCAATTGGTATCTTTTTGGATTTAAAGCCCATAGCTGTAACCAGGAAATTGTTAGAAATTTAGAAAAGGCGGTTGCAGGATTAAATCAGGGTATCCCCCGCGAGAAGAATTCGGCTCTCGATGAAGCAAACGGCTTGTTAAGTATGGAGGGTGATAACAATCTTTTTGATGCCTCATACGGAATGCACGCTCCTGAACTTGAAACCCGGGCAGCTTTTAACGTCAAGGCGGCTAACGCTTATGCCACGAAATGGCGTAATTCACCTAATCCTGCTTACATTTATTTTTCTGGTAACGATTGCGCTAATTTTGCTTCTCAGATTAAACGAGCAGGAGGTTCGGCAATGACCAAGGGTTGGTTCTACCGCTCACGGAATAACTATAGGAGAAACATTAGTGAATCCTGGCGAATTGCCACCAGTTTTGCCAAGTACTGGGGCTTAACGAATAGAACTACAAGTTTGGCTACTTTTGCATCTAGGGTTCATGTAGGTAGCTTCGTTGGGATATCGAACGTCCGAGGACAAGTTTCACACATAGGTTACGTTCACATCGTGAGCTCCCAAAAGACAAAGTACCATAACACTTGGTATCGCTTATTCGGCATTACCCAGCACACAAAAAACTATGCTGGCTGGGTTCGCCCAGGCTATAAAGGGGCAGGGTGGCTATCTCAAAAAGGATGGGTTACGCAGTGA
- a CDS encoding response regulator transcription factor → MSEQEITIGLVDDDPFALQALAAILNSTPNCAVSWATSNPEQAREYCHRDSVDLVLLDYLLGETTGDVICKQITQQNPQQKVVIISSLEVADVARTALLAGARGFLNKADVLKDLPSFLSVIMQDSVVVSHAVVQGLFQSIPAPSQIALSQREQAVSKLILQGMSNREIAEKMSYSLSTVKETVTVLLEKTHTSSRTAAVAVLVQDGAVSYPNNLP, encoded by the coding sequence GTGAGCGAACAAGAAATCACTATCGGGTTGGTTGATGACGATCCTTTTGCACTGCAAGCATTGGCAGCGATTTTGAATAGTACCCCCAATTGTGCGGTCTCCTGGGCAACCTCCAATCCTGAACAAGCCCGGGAATACTGTCACCGCGATTCCGTAGACCTGGTGTTATTGGATTACCTCTTGGGAGAGACCACCGGGGACGTAATCTGCAAGCAGATCACCCAGCAAAACCCGCAGCAAAAAGTGGTGATTATTTCTAGCCTGGAAGTGGCAGATGTAGCCCGCACCGCTCTGCTCGCAGGTGCGCGGGGATTCCTAAATAAAGCCGATGTTTTAAAAGACTTACCCAGTTTCCTCTCGGTAATCATGCAAGACTCCGTGGTGGTCTCCCACGCGGTAGTACAGGGATTGTTCCAAAGTATCCCTGCCCCCTCTCAAATTGCTCTTAGCCAGCGCGAACAAGCAGTTTCGAAGCTGATTTTGCAGGGAATGTCTAACCGGGAGATCGCGGAAAAAATGAGTTACTCCCTGTCCACGGTGAAAGAAACCGTAACCGTTTTGCTAGAAAAAACCCATACTTCCTCGCGAACAGCCGCAGTGGCTGTCCTGGTGCAAGACGGAGCAGTCAGCTACCCAAATAACCTTCCCTAA
- a CDS encoding sensor histidine kinase — protein MGAIFKVLGSYLYFDRQTLGKKFARKVLLLRAIIITVAVFNCLFLLYDGILTQEFDIGYLLAIEALVMALLAIRFPVFWVGYALTSVALIGGDEIYWAPIFPASNIALLDTFSFSPKRLGLAVLIPTLINVFFFFVWANPVDFEAIGAFSDVACFSVAGILIKVWMDRSFQVGRDEQVAREAERRNLNVRLHDNVLRHCTHIALAAEQSQRDLLSLDQFRNTAAHEAAEISQAIRALINSEKTLPEKAEMVTQSLAEVLSSSVTRLKEQGFQVFYQCEKTGEIECSRQQQSTVTQVVAELFENIFRYGDPQYPVSVNARISENSFRLETKNQIRGRTVDSSKMGLGLASKRMLEIGGLLTYGKRADQWQNLLQLEVGSD, from the coding sequence GTGGGTGCGATATTTAAGGTTCTGGGCTCGTATTTATATTTTGATCGGCAGACTCTAGGGAAGAAGTTTGCACGTAAGGTTTTATTACTGCGAGCCATCATTATTACGGTCGCGGTTTTTAACTGCCTGTTCTTACTGTATGACGGGATATTAACCCAAGAATTTGATATCGGGTATCTGCTGGCGATCGAGGCATTAGTCATGGCCTTACTGGCGATACGTTTCCCGGTTTTCTGGGTCGGTTACGCGCTGACTTCGGTCGCGTTGATTGGGGGAGATGAGATTTACTGGGCGCCGATTTTTCCCGCCTCCAATATTGCCCTCTTAGATACTTTTTCTTTTTCCCCCAAGCGCTTGGGGCTCGCAGTACTCATTCCTACGCTAATCAATGTCTTTTTCTTTTTCGTCTGGGCAAACCCGGTAGATTTTGAAGCTATAGGTGCTTTTTCGGATGTGGCCTGTTTCTCGGTTGCCGGAATCCTGATCAAAGTTTGGATGGATCGTTCTTTTCAGGTAGGACGTGACGAACAGGTAGCCCGGGAGGCGGAGCGGCGGAACCTGAATGTTCGCCTCCACGATAATGTTTTACGGCACTGCACGCATATTGCACTCGCTGCGGAACAAAGCCAGCGGGACTTGTTATCTCTAGACCAGTTTAGGAACACTGCCGCGCACGAAGCCGCAGAAATATCGCAGGCTATCCGCGCCCTCATCAATTCGGAAAAAACCTTGCCGGAAAAGGCAGAGATGGTGACCCAGAGTTTAGCGGAGGTGCTTTCCAGCTCAGTCACCCGGCTTAAAGAGCAGGGGTTCCAGGTTTTCTATCAGTGTGAAAAAACCGGAGAAATTGAGTGTTCCCGGCAGCAACAGAGCACAGTTACACAAGTAGTGGCAGAACTTTTTGAAAATATTTTCCGTTACGGCGATCCCCAGTATCCAGTAAGTGTCAATGCGCGGATTTCTGAAAATAGCTTCCGCCTAGAAACCAAGAATCAGATCCGGGGCAGGACAGTGGATTCTTCGAAGATGGGGTTAGGGCTGGCCAGTAAACGGATGCTGGAGATCGGCGGCCTGCTCACCTATGGTAAACGCGCTGACCAGTGGCAGAACCTATTACAGCTTGAGGTTGGTAGCGACTAG
- the hemB gene encoding porphobilinogen synthase has product MTDDLLLKPTIRPRRLRSFPAMRNLIAETRVSPAQLMLPAFVRDGIEEAIEIPSLPGVFQYTVESIRELAAECVQAGVGGIMLFGIPNTADKDAQGSPAWDPNGILNRGIRAVREEVGNDLVVGADTCLDEFTSHGHCGVVTADGQVDNDATLPLYAKMALSQARAGAHIVAPSGMMDGQIAVIREALDDAGFTDTVILAYSAKYASAFFGPFRDAVACSLEGDRRSYQQDPRNRREGMFETQLDLTEGADMVMVKPAGYYLDVLADVAEMSPVPVAAYQVSGEYAMLEAAAANGWIDRERAIDESLHAIVRAGADTVLTYWALEYAQRAN; this is encoded by the coding sequence ATGACAGATGACCTTTTGCTGAAACCAACTATTCGTCCTCGCCGCCTGCGCTCTTTCCCCGCGATGCGCAACCTGATCGCGGAAACCCGAGTCAGTCCCGCCCAGCTAATGTTGCCCGCGTTTGTGCGAGACGGGATTGAGGAAGCGATAGAGATTCCTTCTCTACCAGGGGTTTTCCAGTATACAGTCGAGTCGATACGCGAACTGGCCGCCGAGTGTGTGCAAGCTGGCGTAGGCGGGATTATGCTATTCGGGATTCCCAATACCGCCGACAAGGACGCGCAAGGCAGTCCCGCCTGGGATCCGAATGGAATTTTAAATCGCGGCATCCGCGCCGTGCGCGAAGAAGTAGGAAACGACCTGGTGGTGGGGGCAGACACTTGTCTGGATGAGTTCACTAGCCACGGACATTGCGGGGTGGTCACCGCCGACGGTCAAGTCGATAATGACGCCACTTTGCCGCTATATGCGAAAATGGCACTCAGCCAAGCGCGGGCCGGAGCCCATATAGTGGCACCTTCCGGGATGATGGATGGTCAAATCGCGGTGATTCGCGAGGCGCTTGATGACGCCGGATTCACCGACACCGTGATTTTGGCTTACTCCGCGAAATACGCCTCCGCTTTCTTCGGTCCTTTCCGGGATGCAGTGGCCTGCTCGCTGGAGGGTGATCGTCGCTCTTACCAGCAAGATCCCCGTAACCGCCGGGAGGGCATGTTTGAAACCCAGCTAGATTTAACCGAGGGCGCCGATATGGTGATGGTCAAACCTGCCGGTTACTATCTGGATGTGCTGGCCGATGTGGCAGAAATGTCGCCGGTTCCAGTCGCGGCCTACCAGGTCAGCGGGGAATACGCCATGTTAGAGGCAGCAGCCGCTAATGGTTGGATTGACCGCGAGCGCGCCATTGACGAATCTTTGCACGCGATTGTGCGTGCCGGAGCCGATACGGTGCTCACCTATTGGGCGCTAGAGTACGCACAGCGAGCCAACTAG
- a CDS encoding ribonuclease H-like domain-containing protein, protein MPDSSRLLAVSEVAHAANCQWRLWCYLTDNTQLESPDVFHRYIGDLTSAEDEKLAAKYRAAGRVFQTNLTLTSADLTGTLPFLVYKDAAWVLQMARFSAHARQDSVNLLAGYAHLAVANQRLLNADFPALAAKLTPYAQILLADGKTVDFPLDELEELWEPIADQARELAGDQDLLAATPGEAWRALDTVCGACSHCRWALARYDDPLLISGVGPGLRRELRAENIFTASGFAAHPPSGYSPELIRQAQLQVGQHPGELLLETNPLSPALMDLPDPHPGDVYLDFENDSLWGWTLKDHTGLIYLGGLVCCDEDSWGEQKSLTPALPIRGQEALLAADSTNVAEEVGELSTRIGGKYRSFWAHNRAQERQLLIDLLDFLRQRFQRFPQMHIYHYSPQERLYLQRLSSRHGLLKGEVRDLLTSDGPMRDLQQVVQSAIRTGQGGYSLKEMEPFYMGSWMRSTDLDNGADSVIVYDELSRAGALDPGAELSAEDAEQLRLLALYNEYDCCSTVLLHHWLIAQRRQPRLRVNLTPADLAAK, encoded by the coding sequence ATGCCTGATTCTTCCCGTCTGCTTGCAGTCTCCGAGGTGGCGCATGCCGCTAACTGTCAGTGGCGGCTTTGGTGCTACCTCACTGACAATACTCAGCTGGAATCCCCCGATGTTTTTCACCGCTACATTGGGGATTTAACTAGCGCCGAGGATGAAAAACTAGCGGCGAAATATCGGGCAGCCGGGAGAGTTTTCCAAACCAACCTCACCTTAACCAGTGCAGATTTGACCGGAACTCTGCCGTTCTTGGTTTACAAGGACGCTGCTTGGGTGCTGCAAATGGCGCGCTTTTCCGCCCATGCCCGCCAAGACTCGGTAAATCTCTTGGCTGGTTACGCCCATCTAGCTGTAGCTAATCAGCGATTACTAAACGCAGATTTTCCCGCTTTAGCGGCAAAACTCACCCCTTACGCCCAGATTCTCTTGGCGGATGGCAAGACCGTAGATTTTCCTCTGGACGAACTGGAAGAGCTGTGGGAACCCATCGCTGACCAGGCACGGGAATTAGCAGGTGACCAGGATTTACTTGCCGCTACCCCCGGGGAGGCTTGGCGCGCCCTCGACACGGTTTGCGGTGCCTGTTCGCACTGCCGTTGGGCTTTGGCGCGCTATGATGATCCCCTGCTGATCAGCGGGGTCGGTCCCGGTCTGCGCCGGGAGCTGCGGGCAGAAAATATCTTCACTGCCAGCGGTTTCGCTGCCCATCCTCCTAGTGGATATAGCCCGGAACTAATCCGGCAAGCCCAGTTGCAGGTGGGACAACATCCAGGAGAATTGCTGCTAGAAACTAATCCCCTGTCCCCCGCGCTAATGGATCTGCCCGACCCCCATCCGGGGGACGTGTATTTGGATTTTGAGAACGACTCCCTGTGGGGCTGGACCCTAAAAGATCACACCGGGCTGATTTACCTGGGCGGGCTGGTCTGCTGTGATGAAGATTCTTGGGGCGAGCAAAAATCTTTAACCCCGGCGCTACCTATTCGCGGTCAAGAAGCGCTACTGGCAGCAGATAGCACAAACGTGGCGGAGGAAGTGGGGGAACTATCAACGCGCATCGGCGGAAAATATCGGAGCTTTTGGGCGCATAATCGCGCCCAAGAACGCCAGCTGCTGATTGACTTACTGGATTTCTTGCGCCAACGGTTCCAGCGGTTCCCGCAAATGCATATCTACCATTATTCCCCGCAAGAACGCCTCTACCTGCAACGTCTATCTTCTCGCCACGGTCTACTGAAGGGCGAGGTGCGCGACTTGCTAACCAGCGACGGGCCGATGAGGGATTTGCAGCAAGTGGTGCAATCAGCTATTCGCACCGGTCAAGGCGGATATTCCCTGAAAGAGATGGAACCGTTCTATATGGGATCTTGGATGCGCTCTACCGACCTGGATAACGGCGCCGATTCGGTAATCGTCTATGACGAGCTGTCGCGAGCAGGCGCCCTCGATCCGGGAGCAGAGCTTAGCGCTGAGGACGCAGAGCAGCTGCGTCTCCTCGCCCTCTATAACGAGTATGACTGCTGCTCAACGGTACTTTTGCATCACTGGTTAATCGCTCAGCGCCGCCAACCGCGCCTCAGAGTCAACCTAACTCCTGCCGACCTTGCTGCCAAATAA
- a CDS encoding DUF4870 domain-containing protein yields MSNNQPQADNFSNQQYPGGHTESPNPSYPQYAPPSGSSYSAPLPNLPHLNASNAVTTDERTMAILAHLAAVIAMVVSAGWLTFVGPLVVWFIYKDKSRFVRNAAAGAFNFNLAMTITSVVAWILCFTIILIPVSIIAFIVVFVMTLLYSIKGALKASNNELYRYPFGINLLD; encoded by the coding sequence ATGAGTAATAATCAACCTCAAGCAGACAACTTCAGCAACCAGCAGTATCCTGGGGGACATACTGAATCCCCCAATCCTTCTTACCCACAGTATGCTCCCCCAAGTGGCTCCTCATATTCGGCGCCCCTGCCGAACCTTCCCCACCTAAATGCTTCTAATGCTGTCACGACAGACGAGCGCACTATGGCAATCCTGGCTCATTTAGCGGCAGTGATTGCTATGGTGGTTTCGGCCGGCTGGCTCACCTTTGTCGGTCCCCTCGTCGTTTGGTTTATTTATAAAGATAAAAGCCGATTTGTGCGTAACGCCGCCGCGGGTGCCTTTAACTTTAACCTGGCGATGACTATCACCTCCGTAGTGGCTTGGATACTTTGTTTCACTATCATTTTGATTCCGGTGTCCATCATCGCGTTTATTGTGGTTTTCGTGATGACTTTGCTGTACTCGATTAAAGGTGCTTTAAAAGCCTCCAACAACGAGCTTTACCGCTACCCGTTTGGGATTAATCTTCTCGACTAA
- a CDS encoding FtsX-like permease family protein: MLTLVATVLMSADAIERASARESAKVEAKAGAGFVLGNNPQFNQGTPRGAGTVKPADIAQIAKLPEVKTYVARQNVTADLVGAQTQKLGTNDYDEKKEAQFGNAVNVWGVNRTDIDNNFRSGALTLVAGRHLRPSDHHKAIIHEDLAKANGLKLGSKLKLKGNPYDVDNMRQSTAETETEIVGLVRGSNTRQAAQRSELFANTVYTDLDTTRALYQMGKDNEIYQDANFFVASEKDLEQVEKKAGSLKIDWRNYQLSPATQYLAGITGALSGINSLMSTTKMVAFGFALLILTLVLFLWMNERKKETGVLLSVGTSKVSIFAQYLCELVITAIPAFVLAFFISGAVAQWLGNSALASVNSSLMQELAQTGQAGADMESSAATKTLDALAVSLSTPSVVTAVLLTLLVGLLCVLAASFPMLRRPPRALLVDIK; the protein is encoded by the coding sequence GTGCTCACTTTGGTGGCTACCGTTTTGATGTCGGCGGATGCCATCGAGAGGGCGAGTGCCCGCGAGAGCGCAAAGGTAGAAGCCAAGGCGGGTGCCGGTTTCGTCCTGGGAAATAATCCCCAGTTCAACCAAGGAACCCCGCGAGGAGCCGGAACTGTTAAACCCGCAGATATCGCCCAAATCGCGAAGCTACCTGAGGTTAAAACCTATGTGGCTCGGCAAAACGTGACTGCCGATCTGGTTGGCGCCCAGACCCAGAAGCTGGGAACCAATGATTACGACGAAAAGAAAGAAGCCCAGTTTGGTAATGCGGTAAACGTGTGGGGAGTCAACCGCACCGATATCGACAATAACTTTCGTTCTGGAGCATTAACCCTGGTGGCGGGGAGGCATTTACGGCCCAGCGATCACCACAAGGCGATTATCCACGAAGATTTAGCGAAAGCTAATGGCCTGAAACTCGGCAGCAAGCTGAAACTAAAAGGCAACCCCTATGACGTAGATAATATGCGGCAGTCCACTGCGGAAACCGAAACGGAAATCGTGGGGCTGGTGCGCGGATCCAATACCAGGCAGGCAGCTCAGCGCAGCGAGCTGTTTGCAAATACCGTTTACACGGATTTGGACACCACCCGCGCCCTCTACCAGATGGGTAAAGACAACGAGATCTATCAGGACGCTAACTTTTTCGTCGCTTCCGAAAAGGATTTAGAGCAGGTTGAAAAGAAGGCAGGCTCCCTCAAGATTGATTGGCGCAACTACCAACTCTCGCCCGCCACCCAGTATTTAGCAGGAATCACCGGAGCCCTGAGCGGGATAAATTCCCTGATGAGCACTACTAAAATGGTCGCTTTCGGGTTTGCGTTACTGATTTTAACGCTGGTGCTGTTCCTGTGGATGAATGAACGCAAGAAGGAAACCGGGGTGCTGCTTTCCGTTGGTACTTCCAAGGTCAGTATTTTCGCGCAATACCTGTGTGAACTGGTGATTACCGCAATTCCTGCGTTTGTGCTGGCGTTCTTTATCTCTGGCGCAGTCGCTCAATGGCTGGGTAATTCCGCTCTAGCCTCGGTGAATAGTTCGCTAATGCAAGAATTGGCTCAGACAGGGCAGGCAGGCGCCGATATGGAATCTTCGGCCGCTACTAAAACCCTGGATGCTCTAGCAGTGTCTCTATCTACCCCCTCAGTGGTAACTGCTGTGTTATTAACTTTGCTGGTAGGACTGCTTTGCGTCTTGGCGGCATCGTTCCCGATGCTACGTCGCCCCCCGCGCGCCCTCTTGGTGGATATCAAATGA
- a CDS encoding ABC transporter permease, translating to MRSLSIWRRAWYSLSRRPRRAILLTLIMTVVFTALISQSGVRAQVAGISEAINSGVNAGFTAHSNSGTISLAQAEKLSALPQVKRSAFEKETLAKPEGAQLVASTSGVQLDAEFAGDAGIIGTTNSQLHPSFMGRLYRLEDGKHLAPRGQGALIHREFAQRNGLHVGSQLRLSANGNAVRVPVVGLFSGKTENPGGLPAGASENQIFTDLASSQRLGGKELTTARYFTEDANALPAALRAAKQADSQLSFESNAAQFAGVLATLSGVNKLLTALAVGVGGAGLAALALIMIFWIRGRTREIGVLLAVGKTKANILGQLALESAFLALVGSVIGAVLGFLLSGKVSSLVFAKSASPSLSALSASGSAGSILAALVLGYVITFAALLLATVPLLRQTPRAILAKIS from the coding sequence ATGAGGTCGCTTAGTATTTGGCGGCGCGCCTGGTATTCGCTAAGCCGCCGCCCGCGCCGCGCGATCCTGCTCACGCTGATTATGACGGTGGTGTTTACCGCGCTGATTTCCCAGTCAGGGGTGCGCGCGCAGGTGGCCGGGATTTCCGAGGCGATTAACTCCGGAGTAAACGCGGGCTTCACTGCTCACAGCAATAGCGGCACTATCTCTTTAGCGCAAGCAGAAAAGCTGAGCGCCTTGCCACAGGTAAAACGCTCGGCTTTCGAAAAAGAAACTCTAGCTAAACCCGAGGGCGCGCAGCTGGTAGCCAGTACTTCCGGGGTACAACTTGATGCCGAGTTTGCCGGGGACGCCGGAATTATCGGGACTACTAATAGCCAGCTGCATCCGTCTTTTATGGGGAGGCTGTATCGGCTAGAGGACGGCAAACACCTGGCTCCAAGAGGGCAGGGCGCGCTGATTCACCGCGAGTTTGCCCAGCGTAACGGGTTGCATGTTGGCAGCCAGTTGCGCCTGAGCGCTAACGGAAATGCAGTCAGAGTGCCGGTAGTGGGGCTTTTCAGCGGAAAAACCGAAAATCCGGGAGGACTACCTGCCGGGGCTTCGGAGAATCAGATTTTCACGGATCTGGCTAGCAGTCAGCGCCTGGGCGGGAAAGAACTGACCACCGCTAGGTACTTTACCGAGGACGCGAACGCGCTACCTGCCGCGTTACGAGCGGCCAAACAGGCGGATTCGCAGCTCAGTTTCGAATCTAATGCCGCCCAATTTGCGGGGGTGCTGGCAACCCTGTCGGGGGTAAATAAGCTGCTCACCGCGCTGGCCGTGGGAGTGGGGGGAGCCGGACTAGCCGCCCTCGCCCTGATTATGATCTTTTGGATCCGTGGACGCACCCGCGAAATCGGGGTGCTGCTGGCGGTAGGAAAAACTAAGGCGAATATTTTGGGGCAACTTGCCTTGGAGAGCGCTTTCTTGGCGCTAGTCGGTAGCGTTATCGGAGCGGTCCTGGGATTCCTGCTGTCAGGTAAGGTATCTTCCCTGGTATTTGCCAAGTCCGCCAGTCCCTCCCTATCTGCCCTGTCTGCGAGCGGGAGCGCCGGGAGTATCCTGGCCGCCCTCGTCCTCGGATATGTGATTACTTTTGCGGCGCTACTGTTAGCGACCGTTCCCCTGCTTCGTCAAACCCCGCGAGCTATTCTCGCCAAAATAAGTTAG
- a CDS encoding ABC transporter ATP-binding protein, translating into MSILQLDHLEYVYPGTSTQILSDVCTDFEIGKFYAIVGASGAGKSTLLNLLAGLDKPTSGAVRFDGTDIAETGYAQHRKKQISLVFQNYNLIDYLTPLENLRLVNGKAGIDTLTQLGLSEKEARRSVMALSGGQQQRVAIGRALVSGAPIILADEPTGNLDEDTAREVIEILQRAAHEQDKCVIVVTHSRQLARSADVTLRLNRRKLVAA; encoded by the coding sequence ATGAGTATTTTGCAGTTAGACCACCTTGAATATGTGTATCCGGGAACCAGCACCCAGATTCTATCGGACGTGTGCACCGACTTCGAGATTGGGAAATTTTATGCGATTGTAGGTGCTTCGGGAGCCGGCAAATCCACCTTGTTGAACCTGCTGGCCGGATTAGATAAACCCACTTCCGGGGCGGTGCGCTTTGATGGTACCGATATCGCGGAAACTGGCTATGCCCAGCACCGCAAGAAGCAGATTTCGCTGGTTTTCCAAAACTATAACTTGATTGATTATTTAACGCCGCTGGAGAACTTGCGGCTGGTGAACGGGAAAGCCGGGATCGATACTTTGACCCAGCTGGGGCTGTCTGAAAAGGAGGCGCGGCGCAGCGTCATGGCGCTTTCGGGGGGTCAGCAACAGCGGGTAGCTATCGGGAGGGCGCTAGTGTCGGGGGCTCCGATTATTTTGGCGGATGAACCTACCGGGAACCTGGATGAGGATACCGCCCGCGAAGTAATCGAGATTTTGCAGCGAGCTGCGCATGAACAGGATAAATGCGTTATTGTGGTGACCCATTCGCGCCAACTCGCCCGCAGCGCCGACGTAACTTTACGGCTAAATCGCCGCAAACTAGTCGCGGCATAG